The following proteins are co-located in the Neisseria sp. Marseille-Q6792 genome:
- the lpt3 gene encoding lipooligosaccharide phosphoethanolamine transferase → MMKKSLFVLFLYSSLLTASEIAYRFVFGIETLPAAKMAETFALTFVIAALYLFARYKATRLLIAVFFAFSIIANNVHYAVYQSWITGINYWLMLKEITEVGGAGASMLDKLWLPALWGVLEVMLFCSLAKFRRKTHFSADILFAFLMLMIFVRSFDTKQEHGISPKPTYSRIKANYFSFGYFVGRVLPYQLFDLSKIPVFKQPAPSKIGQGSIQNIVLIMGESESAAHLKLFGYGRETSPFLTRLSQADFKPIVKQSYSAGFMTAVSLPSFFNVIPHANGLEQISGGDTNMFRLAKEQGYETYFYSAQAENQMAILNLIGKKWIDHLIQPTQLGYGNDDNMPDEKLLPLFDKINLQQGKHFIVLHQRGSHVPYGALLQPQDKVFGEANIVDKYDNTIHKTDQMIQTVFEQLQKQPDGNWLFAYTSDHGQYVRQDTYNQGTVQPDSYLVPLVLYSPNKAVQQAANQAFAPCEIAFHQQLSTFLIHTLGYDMPVSGCREGSVTGNLITGDAGSLNIRDGKAEYVYPQ, encoded by the coding sequence ATTATGAAAAAATCCCTTTTCGTTCTCTTTCTGTATTCATCCCTACTTACCGCCAGCGAAATCGCCTATCGCTTTGTATTCGGAATTGAAACCTTACCGGCTGCAAAAATGGCAGAAACGTTTGCGCTGACATTTGTGATTGCTGCGCTGTATCTGTTTGCGCGTTATAAGGCGACGCGTTTGTTGATTGCGGTGTTTTTTGCGTTCAGCATTATTGCCAACAATGTGCATTACGCGGTTTATCAAAGCTGGATAACGGGCATTAATTATTGGCTGATGCTGAAAGAGATTACCGAAGTCGGCGGCGCGGGGGCGTCGATGTTGGATAAGTTGTGGCTGCCTGCGTTGTGGGGCGTGTTGGAAGTCATGTTGTTTTGCAGCCTTGCCAAGTTCCGCCGTAAGACGCATTTTTCTGCCGATATACTGTTTGCCTTCCTAATGCTGATGATTTTCGTGCGTTCGTTCGACACGAAACAAGAGCACGGTATTTCGCCCAAACCGACATACAGCCGCATCAAAGCCAATTATTTCAGCTTCGGTTATTTTGTCGGACGTGTGTTGCCGTATCAGTTGTTTGATTTAAGCAAGATTCCTGTGTTCAAACAGCCTGCGCCAAGCAAAATCGGGCAAGGCAGTATTCAAAATATCGTCCTGATTATGGGCGAAAGCGAAAGTGCGGCACATTTGAAATTGTTTGGCTACGGGCGCGAAACTTCGCCATTTTTAACTCGACTGTCGCAAGCCGATTTTAAGCCGATTGTGAAACAAAGTTATTCCGCAGGCTTTATGACGGCAGTATCCCTGCCCAGCTTCTTTAACGTCATACCGCATGCCAACGGCTTGGAACAAATCAGCGGCGGCGATACCAATATGTTCCGCCTCGCCAAAGAGCAGGGCTATGAGACGTATTTTTACAGCGCTCAGGCTGAGAACCAAATGGCAATTTTGAACTTAATCGGTAAGAAATGGATAGACCATCTGATTCAGCCGACGCAGCTTGGCTATGGCAACGACGACAATATGCCCGATGAGAAGCTGCTGCCGTTGTTCGACAAAATCAATTTGCAGCAGGGCAAGCATTTTATCGTGTTGCACCAACGCGGTTCGCACGTCCCATACGGCGCATTGTTGCAGCCTCAAGATAAAGTATTCGGCGAAGCCAATATTGTGGATAAGTACGACAACACCATCCACAAAACCGACCAAATGATTCAAACCGTATTCGAGCAGCTGCAAAAGCAGCCTGACGGCAACTGGCTGTTTGCCTATACCTCTGATCATGGCCAGTATGTGCGCCAAGATACCTATAATCAAGGCACGGTGCAGCCCGACAGCTATCTCGTGCCGCTGGTTTTGTACAGCCCGAATAAGGCCGTGCAACAGGCTGCCAACCAGGCTTTTGCGCCTTGCGAGATTGCCTTCCATCAGCAGCTTTCAACGTTCCTGATTCACACGTTGGGCTACGATATGCCGGTTTCAGGTTGTCGCGAAGGCTCGGTAACGGGCAATCTGATTACAGGCGATGCAGGCAGCTTGAACATTCGCGATGGCAAGGCGGAATATGTTTATCCGCAATAA
- the hrpA gene encoding ATP-dependent RNA helicase HrpA, whose translation MFPDLSQTLSKDRHFLQSAFRNPNKYGGLSKVEEKYRKSHEIFLKRLAALPKPEFDNTLPVHEKLEEIKKAIAENQVTIICGETGSGKTTQLPKICLELGRGAAGLIGHTQPRRLAARSVAERIAEELKSEIGSAVGYKVRFTDHTSRDACVKLMTDGILLAETQTDRYLAAYDTIIIDEAHERSLNIDFLLGYLKQLLPRRPDLKVIITSATIDAERFSQHFNGAPVLEVSGRTYPVEIFYRPLTSKDEDDAEVELTDAIVDAADELARYGEGDILVFLPGEREIREAAEALRKSTLRRNDEILPLFARLSHAEQHKIFHPSGAKRRIVLATNVAETSLTVPGIKYVIDTGLARVKRYSARAKVEQLHVEKISQAAARQRSGRCGRVSAGVCIRLFSEEDFNSRPEFTDPEIVRSNLAAVILRMASLNLGDVAAFPFLEMPDSRYINDGFQVLLELGAVEEN comes from the coding sequence ATGTTTCCCGACCTTTCCCAAACCCTCTCCAAAGACCGCCACTTCCTGCAATCCGCCTTCAGAAATCCCAACAAATACGGCGGCTTGTCCAAAGTCGAAGAAAAATACCGAAAATCGCACGAAATCTTTTTGAAACGTTTGGCCGCATTGCCCAAACCCGAATTCGACAACACCCTGCCCGTTCACGAGAAGCTCGAAGAAATCAAAAAAGCCATTGCCGAGAATCAGGTAACGATTATTTGCGGCGAAACCGGTTCGGGCAAAACCACGCAGTTGCCCAAGATTTGTTTGGAACTCGGGCGTGGGGCGGCAGGATTGATCGGGCATACCCAGCCGCGCCGTTTGGCCGCGCGTTCCGTAGCAGAGCGGATTGCCGAAGAGCTGAAATCTGAAATCGGCAGCGCGGTCGGCTATAAAGTACGCTTTACCGACCACACCTCGCGCGATGCCTGCGTCAAGCTGATGACCGACGGCATCCTGCTGGCGGAAACGCAGACCGACCGTTATCTCGCCGCCTACGACACGATTATCATCGACGAAGCACACGAACGCAGCCTGAACATTGACTTCCTCTTGGGCTATTTGAAACAGCTGCTGCCGCGCCGCCCCGACTTGAAAGTCATCATCACCTCGGCAACGATAGACGCAGAACGCTTCTCCCAACACTTCAACGGCGCGCCTGTTTTAGAAGTGAGCGGACGGACGTATCCCGTCGAAATCTTCTACCGACCGCTGACCAGCAAAGACGAAGACGACGCAGAAGTCGAGCTGACCGACGCGATTGTCGATGCCGCCGATGAATTGGCGCGATATGGCGAAGGCGATATTTTGGTATTCCTGCCGGGCGAGCGCGAAATCCGCGAAGCCGCCGAAGCCCTGCGCAAATCCACGCTGCGCCGCAACGACGAAATCCTGCCCCTGTTCGCACGCCTGTCGCACGCCGAGCAGCACAAAATCTTCCACCCCTCAGGCGCGAAACGCCGCATCGTGCTGGCAACCAACGTCGCCGAAACCTCGCTCACCGTGCCGGGCATCAAATACGTCATCGACACCGGCCTCGCGCGCGTCAAACGCTATTCCGCACGGGCGAAAGTGGAGCAGCTTCATGTAGAGAAAATCTCCCAAGCCGCCGCCCGCCAACGCTCCGGCCGCTGCGGCCGCGTTTCCGCAGGCGTCTGTATCCGACTGTTTTCAGAAGAAGATTTCAACAGCCGCCCAGAATTCACCGACCCAGAAATCGTCCGCAGCAACCTCGCTGCCGTCATCCTGCGCATGGCATCGCTGAACCTGGGCGATGTGGCGGCATTTCCATTTTTAGAAATGCCCGATTCGCGGTATATCAATGACGGTTTTCAGGTATTGCTGGAATTGGGGGCTGTGGAGGAGAATTAG
- a CDS encoding DUF3418 domain-containing protein: MDARSNPANVSDGLQNSSGHIGTNTRYRLTKLGEQMARLPIDPKIARILLAAKKHDCMAEILVIASALSIQDPRERPLEARDAAAKAHERFTDKQSDFLAYLNIWDSFQRERDKGLSNKQLVQWCRQYFLSHLRMREWRELHHQLAQTAIEMGLTTKEAAFRQPPSQEQLRPSESKGDQDLAAKLKQKQLDKKQHRAQIRAAKEAGYEQIHRALLTGLIANVGMKSPDGNDYTGARGSRFHLFPVSALFKAKPKWVMAAELVETTRLYARDVAVIQPEWIEQEVPHLVRYHYFEPHWEQKRGEVVASERVTLYGLTVLPRRPVSYGKVAPEEAREIFIRGALVAQESNLQTAFFAHNKKLIKEITELEHKSRKQDVLVDDEALFAFYHERLPNFYTADAVSGSLHPANPQQTIPSPMGEGWGEGKTVAAQTNFFAISASPLPTPLPQEREQSAAASTVAGSLHNVVDSNDADKHVREPSSHTLQNVSDDPKTNKQPAPQKGRLKPLPLADIRTFEAWLKTAERDNPRLLFLSRDDLMQHAAAHITEEQFPKFWQTADGKFKLSYRFEPHHPLDGVTMTVPLTVLNRLHAPSLEWLVPGMLREKIQLLIKALPKQIRRICVPVPDFITKFLESNPDRQAAIIPQLAHFIAKSAGDMRIFEQIDQDAWAAQELPEHCYFNLRIIDDGGQELTIGRDLIQIQQQLGQAAAVTFRDNTQEFERDNVTAWDIGTLPESIKFARGKQQLTGYLGLQKEKDGRIALRLFDTTEAAEQAHRQGVIELMKLQLKEQVKDLNKGIQGFTQAAMLLKHINADTLRDDLTQAVCDRAFIGEDELPRNEKAFKEQIKRARSRLPAVKEALSRYLQETAAAYAELNGKLGKHPLTHLLRLRLQTLLADGFATRTPWAQWPRLPIYLKAMTLRLEKYSGNPARDAAREADIQELEQMWQEKTDGLVKQGQSVSDDLAAFRWMIEELRVSLFAQELKTPYPVSVKRLLKEWENVIIIRNV, encoded by the coding sequence ATGGATGCCCGATCCAATCCAGCCAATGTTTCAGACGGCCTGCAAAACAGTTCGGGCCATATCGGTACCAACACGCGCTACCGCCTGACCAAACTCGGCGAACAAATGGCGCGCCTGCCCATCGACCCGAAAATCGCGCGCATTTTGCTGGCGGCGAAGAAACACGACTGTATGGCGGAAATATTGGTGATCGCATCCGCGCTGTCGATTCAAGACCCACGCGAGCGGCCGCTGGAAGCGCGCGATGCCGCCGCCAAGGCGCATGAACGCTTTACCGACAAGCAATCCGATTTCCTTGCCTACCTGAATATTTGGGACAGTTTCCAGCGCGAGCGCGACAAGGGTTTGTCCAACAAGCAGCTGGTGCAGTGGTGCCGCCAATATTTCCTGTCGCACCTGCGTATGCGCGAATGGCGCGAGTTGCACCACCAGCTTGCCCAAACCGCGATTGAAATGGGTTTGACCACCAAAGAAGCCGCGTTTAGACAACCTCCTTCCCAAGAACAATTAAGGCCGTCTGAAAGCAAGGGTGACCAAGATTTGGCGGCAAAGCTCAAACAAAAACAACTGGATAAGAAGCAACACCGTGCCCAAATCCGCGCCGCCAAAGAAGCGGGCTACGAACAAATCCACCGCGCCCTGCTCACCGGCCTTATCGCCAACGTCGGCATGAAATCGCCCGACGGCAACGACTACACCGGCGCGCGCGGCAGCCGCTTCCACCTTTTCCCCGTCTCCGCCCTGTTTAAAGCCAAACCCAAATGGGTGATGGCGGCAGAATTGGTTGAAACCACGCGCCTTTACGCGCGAGACGTCGCCGTTATCCAGCCCGAATGGATAGAGCAGGAAGTGCCGCACCTCGTCCGCTACCATTATTTCGAGCCGCACTGGGAACAAAAACGCGGCGAAGTCGTCGCCAGCGAACGCGTTACGCTTTACGGCCTGACTGTATTGCCGCGCCGTCCCGTGTCTTACGGCAAAGTTGCGCCCGAAGAAGCGCGCGAAATCTTTATCCGCGGCGCATTGGTGGCGCAGGAAAGTAATCTTCAGACGGCCTTTTTTGCCCATAACAAAAAGCTGATTAAAGAAATTACCGAACTCGAACACAAATCGCGCAAGCAAGACGTATTGGTCGACGACGAAGCCCTGTTTGCGTTTTATCACGAACGACTGCCTAATTTTTATACGGCAGACGCGGTTTCAGGCAGCCTGCATCCTGCAAATCCGCAGCAAACTATCCCCTCCCCCATGGGGGAGGGCTGGGGAGAGGGCAAAACAGTTGCCGCCCAAACCAATTTTTTCGCAATCTCAGCAAGCCCTCTCCCTACCCCTCTCCCGCAGGAGAGGGAACAGAGTGCCGCAGCTTCAACGGTTGCAGGCAGCCTGCACAACGTAGTGGATTCCAACGATGCGGACAAGCACGTGCGTGAACCGAGTTCACACACCCTACAAAATGTTTCAGACGACCCCAAAACCAATAAGCAGCCTGCACCTCAAAAAGGCCGTCTGAAACCTTTGCCCCTTGCCGATATCCGCACCTTTGAAGCCTGGCTCAAAACTGCCGAGCGTGACAATCCGCGCCTGCTGTTCCTCAGTCGCGACGATTTGATGCAACACGCCGCCGCGCACATTACCGAAGAACAGTTCCCCAAATTCTGGCAAACCGCAGACGGCAAGTTCAAACTTTCCTACCGCTTCGAGCCACACCATCCGCTCGACGGGGTGACCATGACCGTGCCGCTGACCGTCCTCAACCGCCTGCACGCGCCGTCGCTCGAATGGCTGGTGCCCGGTATGTTGCGCGAAAAAATCCAGCTGCTGATTAAAGCCCTTCCGAAGCAAATCCGCCGAATCTGCGTGCCCGTACCCGATTTCATCACCAAATTTCTCGAAAGCAATCCCGACCGCCAAGCCGCCATCATTCCCCAGTTGGCGCACTTTATCGCCAAAAGCGCAGGCGATATGCGGATTTTCGAGCAAATCGACCAAGACGCATGGGCGGCGCAAGAATTGCCCGAACACTGCTATTTCAACCTCCGCATCATCGACGACGGCGGACAAGAATTAACCATAGGGCGCGATTTAATCCAAATCCAACAACAACTCGGCCAAGCCGCCGCCGTTACCTTCCGCGACAACACCCAAGAATTCGAGCGCGACAACGTTACTGCATGGGACATCGGCACCCTGCCCGAATCCATCAAATTCGCCCGCGGCAAACAACAGCTCACCGGCTACCTCGGCCTGCAAAAAGAAAAAGACGGCCGCATCGCCCTGCGCCTGTTTGACACCACCGAAGCCGCCGAGCAGGCACACCGTCAAGGCGTAATCGAATTGATGAAGCTGCAATTAAAAGAGCAGGTAAAAGATTTGAACAAAGGCATCCAAGGTTTCACCCAAGCCGCCATGCTGCTCAAACACATCAACGCCGACACCCTGCGCGACGACCTCACCCAAGCCGTCTGCGACCGCGCCTTTATCGGCGAAGACGAGCTGCCGCGCAACGAAAAAGCCTTCAAAGAGCAAATCAAACGCGCCCGCAGCCGCCTGCCCGCCGTCAAAGAAGCCCTCAGCCGCTACCTGCAGGAAACCGCCGCCGCCTACGCCGAACTGAACGGCAAACTCGGTAAACACCCATTGACCCACCTCCTAAGACTACGCCTGCAAACCCTGCTCGCCGACGGCTTCGCCACCCGCACCCCGTGGGCACAATGGCCGCGCCTCCCCATCTACCTCAAAGCCATGACCCTGCGCCTCGAAAAATACAGCGGCAACCCCGCCCGCGACGCAGCCCGCGAAGCCGATATTCAAGAGCTGGAACAAATGTGGCAGGAAAAAACCGACGGCTTGGTGAAACAAGGACAATCCGTTTCAGACGACCTCGCCGCGTTTAGATGGATGATTGAGGAATTGAGGGTATCGCTGTTCGCGCAGGAATTGAAGACGCCGTATCCGGTGTCGGTGAAGAGGTTGTTGAAGGAGTGGGAAAATGTAATAATTATAAGAAATGTTTAA
- the hslO gene encoding Hsp33 family molecular chaperone HslO, with translation MNQTVINHADVRTRFIFDDMPVRGLHVRLENVWQHIVKQKNYPSAIRRALGELLAAGVLLSGNLKNEGTLIVQVQGQGRLKMLVAEATSDRTVRATARWDEAAEIGEDESLADLLGEGGVFVLTLQPKDGEPWQGVVPLEGDGIAQMLVNYMKRSEQLDTHIVLSASDEAAGGLLVQRLPEEVLDEEAWEHVSTLARTLTAGELAELDAQHVLYRLFHETPPRVFEPETFEFSCTCSRGKVSDMLLMLGGEEVGGVVAEQGSIEIDCDFCHSKYVFDETDVNALFGADVVGVAREQSRHTVQ, from the coding sequence ATGAATCAAACCGTCATCAACCACGCCGATGTGCGTACCCGCTTTATCTTCGACGATATGCCCGTGCGCGGGCTGCACGTCCGTCTGGAAAACGTGTGGCAGCACATTGTAAAACAGAAAAACTATCCTTCCGCCATCCGCCGCGCCTTGGGCGAGTTGTTGGCTGCCGGCGTTCTGCTGTCGGGCAACCTCAAAAACGAAGGCACGCTGATTGTGCAGGTTCAGGGGCAGGGGCGGCTGAAAATGCTGGTTGCGGAAGCGACTTCCGACCGTACCGTCCGTGCAACCGCGCGTTGGGACGAGGCGGCAGAAATCGGTGAAGATGAAAGTTTGGCCGATCTTTTGGGCGAGGGCGGCGTATTCGTGCTGACGCTGCAGCCCAAAGACGGCGAACCCTGGCAGGGTGTAGTGCCTTTGGAAGGCGACGGTATCGCGCAAATGTTGGTGAACTATATGAAACGTTCCGAACAGCTTGATACGCACATCGTCCTGTCTGCAAGCGACGAAGCGGCGGGCGGTCTGCTGGTGCAGCGTCTGCCTGAAGAGGTGTTGGATGAAGAGGCATGGGAACACGTCAGTACGCTGGCGCGCACGCTGACGGCGGGCGAGCTGGCAGAATTGGATGCGCAACATGTTTTGTACCGCCTGTTCCACGAAACGCCGCCGCGCGTATTCGAGCCGGAAACGTTTGAATTTTCATGTACCTGTTCTCGGGGCAAGGTCAGCGATATGCTGCTGATGCTGGGCGGGGAAGAAGTCGGCGGCGTGGTGGCGGAACAAGGCAGCATCGAGATTGATTGCGACTTCTGCCACAGCAAATATGTGTTTGACGAAACCGATGTCAATGCGCTGTTCGGTGCGGATGTGGTCGGCGTTGCCCGAGAGCAGTCCCGACATACCGTCCAATAA
- a CDS encoding LrgB family protein codes for MNEILRQPSILLFLTLAVYALAIIVRTRTGNIFCNPVLVSTVVLIAYLKILNIDYAVYHNAAQFIDFWLKPAVVVLAVPLYQNRRKIFNQWLPVIVSQLAGSITGIVTGMYFAKWLGAEREVVLSLASKSVTNPIAIEITRSIGGIPAITAATVIIAGLVGQIAGYKMLKNTVVMPSSVGMSLGTASHAMGIAASLERSRRMAAYAGLGLTLNGVLTALIAPLIIPVLEF; via the coding sequence ATGAACGAAATCCTCAGACAGCCGAGCATCCTGCTTTTTCTCACGCTTGCCGTGTACGCGCTTGCGATTATCGTGCGCACGCGCACGGGCAATATCTTCTGCAACCCCGTACTCGTCAGCACCGTGGTGCTGATTGCCTACCTGAAAATCCTCAACATTGATTACGCGGTGTACCACAACGCCGCACAGTTTATCGATTTCTGGCTCAAGCCCGCCGTCGTCGTACTTGCCGTGCCGCTCTACCAAAACCGCCGTAAAATCTTCAACCAGTGGCTGCCCGTTATCGTTTCGCAACTTGCAGGCAGCATTACGGGCATTGTTACGGGGATGTATTTTGCCAAATGGCTGGGCGCGGAACGCGAAGTCGTCCTCTCGCTCGCATCCAAATCTGTTACCAACCCCATTGCCATCGAAATCACCCGCTCCATCGGCGGCATTCCCGCCATTACCGCCGCCACCGTCATCATTGCCGGTCTGGTCGGACAGATTGCCGGTTACAAAATGTTGAAAAACACGGTCGTTATGCCCTCATCTGTCGGAATGTCGCTCGGCACGGCTTCGCACGCGATGGGTATTGCCGCCTCGCTCGAACGCAGCCGGCGTATGGCGGCATACGCTGGACTGGGGCTGACGCTCAACGGCGTACTGACCGCACTCATCGCCCCGTTAATCATACCCGTTTTAGAATTTTGA
- a CDS encoding chloride channel protein: protein MTPTLPRRIARKIRQTRRLSRKSIAFMFLLAGSALVALTALFFAHLADFALELNTSLVQKYPWFAWIALPLGLPAITWFTRKYAPYTSGSGIPQVIASLSLPYGAQKTRLIRLKPTLLKIPLTFLGMLFGASIGREGPSVQVGSAVMGAWGAWCKKHGLAFKGMQENDLMAAGAAGGLAAAFNAPLAGVIFAIEELGRGIMLRWERQILLGVLASGFIQVAIQGNNPYFSGFNGGVLENILMWVVAAGLVCGAAGGLFGRLLYQGAAAFSPRKIRGFVRNHPLLLSAVMGLLLAALGTLYQGRTYGTGYHEAAQALNGIYEAPFGLAAAKWLATVFSYWAGIPGGIFTPSLTIGAFLGEHIASAADVSAGANIIVLICMAAFLAGATQSPITSAVIVMEMTGGQSLLFWMLIACIFASQVSRQFSPQPFYHASGMRFRRRVLQETAAQTGNVPPGLQTANSKVGMPSEN from the coding sequence ATGACACCTACGCTTCCCCGGCGCATCGCCCGCAAAATCCGCCAAACCCGCCGCCTGTCGCGCAAAAGCATCGCCTTTATGTTCCTCTTGGCAGGCTCGGCACTCGTTGCCCTGACCGCGCTGTTTTTCGCCCACCTTGCCGATTTTGCACTGGAACTGAACACCAGCCTGGTTCAGAAATATCCATGGTTCGCGTGGATTGCCCTGCCGCTGGGATTACCCGCCATCACCTGGTTTACACGCAAATATGCGCCATACACATCGGGCAGCGGCATCCCCCAAGTCATCGCCTCGCTGTCGCTGCCCTACGGCGCGCAAAAAACACGGCTGATCCGCCTCAAACCGACACTGCTGAAAATCCCGCTTACCTTTTTGGGCATGCTGTTCGGTGCATCCATCGGACGCGAAGGCCCGTCCGTTCAGGTCGGCTCGGCAGTGATGGGCGCGTGGGGCGCGTGGTGCAAAAAACACGGTTTGGCATTCAAAGGGATGCAGGAAAACGATTTGATGGCGGCGGGCGCGGCAGGCGGCTTGGCAGCCGCATTCAACGCGCCGCTGGCAGGCGTGATTTTCGCCATTGAGGAACTGGGGCGCGGCATCATGCTGCGCTGGGAAAGGCAGATTCTTTTGGGCGTGCTCGCCTCTGGTTTCATACAGGTCGCCATTCAGGGCAACAACCCGTATTTTTCCGGTTTCAACGGCGGCGTATTGGAAAATATTTTGATGTGGGTCGTGGCGGCGGGGCTGGTTTGCGGCGCGGCGGGCGGTCTGTTCGGACGGCTGCTCTATCAGGGCGCGGCGGCATTTTCCCCGCGCAAAATACGGGGCTTCGTCCGCAATCATCCGTTGCTGCTCTCGGCTGTCATGGGTCTGCTGCTTGCCGCATTGGGCACGCTTTATCAGGGCAGGACTTACGGTACGGGTTACCATGAAGCCGCCCAAGCCCTAAACGGCATTTACGAAGCCCCCTTCGGGCTGGCGGCGGCAAAATGGCTCGCCACCGTTTTCAGCTATTGGGCAGGCATACCGGGCGGCATCTTTACCCCCTCGCTGACCATAGGCGCATTCTTAGGCGAACACATCGCCTCCGCCGCCGACGTATCCGCCGGTGCAAACATCATCGTCCTCATCTGCATGGCGGCATTTTTGGCGGGCGCGACACAATCCCCGATAACTTCCGCCGTCATCGTTATGGAAATGACCGGCGGGCAAAGCCTGCTGTTTTGGATGCTGATTGCCTGCATTTTCGCCTCGCAGGTTTCGCGCCAGTTTTCTCCTCAGCCGTTTTACCACGCATCGGGAATGCGTTTCCGCCGGCGCGTGCTGCAGGAAACCGCCGCCCAAACCGGCAATGTGCCCCCAGGACTGCAAACCGCAAACAGCAAAGTGGGAATGCCGTCTGAAAATTAA
- a CDS encoding C40 family peptidase, with protein sequence MDSFFKPAVWAVLWLVFAVRPALADELTNLLSSREQILRQFAENGQYAQTARTNNDRTSGSADELIGNAMGLLGVAYRYGGTSVSTGFDCSGFMQHIFKRAMGINLPRTSAEQAQMGTPVARSELQPGDMVFFRTLGGSRISHVGLYIGNDRFIHAPRTGKNIEITSLSHKYWSGKYAFARRVKKNDPSRFLN encoded by the coding sequence ATGGATTCTTTTTTCAAACCGGCAGTTTGGGCGGTTTTGTGGCTGGTATTTGCCGTCCGCCCCGCCCTTGCCGACGAGTTGACCAACCTGCTCAGCAGCCGCGAGCAGATTCTCAGACAGTTTGCCGAAAACGGGCAATACGCCCAAACCGCCCGCACTAATAATGACCGTACTTCAGGTTCCGCCGACGAACTGATCGGCAATGCGATGGGGCTTTTGGGTGTTGCCTACCGCTACGGCGGCACATCGGTTTCTACCGGTTTTGATTGCAGCGGCTTCATGCAGCACATCTTCAAACGCGCCATGGGCATCAACCTGCCGCGCACGTCGGCAGAACAGGCACAGATGGGTACGCCGGTTGCCCGAAGCGAATTGCAGCCCGGGGATATGGTGTTTTTCCGCACGCTCGGCGGCAGCCGCATTTCCCATGTCGGGCTTTATATCGGCAACGACCGCTTCATCCACGCGCCGCGCACAGGGAAAAATATCGAAATCACCAGCCTGAGCCACAAATATTGGAGCGGCAAATATGCGTTCGCCCGCCGGGTCAAGAAAAACGACCCGTCCCGCTTTCTGAACTGA
- a CDS encoding CidA/LrgA family protein — protein sequence MNIIRALLIILGCLAVGETAVFLAGIKLPGSIVGMGVLFALLQAGWVKTSWLQQLTDALMANLTLFLVPPCVAVISYLDLIADDWFSILVSASASTLCVLLVTGKVHRWIRSII from the coding sequence ATGAACATCATCCGCGCGCTCCTCATCATCCTCGGCTGCCTCGCCGTCGGCGAAACCGCCGTTTTCCTAGCAGGCATCAAACTGCCCGGCAGCATCGTCGGCATGGGCGTGCTGTTTGCGCTTTTGCAGGCGGGTTGGGTCAAAACGTCTTGGCTGCAACAGCTTACCGACGCGCTGATGGCAAACCTGACGCTGTTCCTCGTTCCGCCCTGCGTTGCCGTCATCAGCTATTTGGATTTGATTGCCGACGATTGGTTTTCGATACTGGTTTCCGCCTCCGCCAGCACTTTGTGCGTACTGCTGGTTACAGGCAAGGTTCACCGCTGGATACGGAGCATTATCTGA